AAATCTAAAACTATTGCCCCACCCTGATAGAAACTTGGGTTTAGGAAACAAagtaagttttattttaaagtgaaaaggAAGCACATGAATACCACAGCACACTGTGTAAAAACAGAGTCATTCTTAGCAATCTGGAAAGGGAATATGTAATTACTGGGTTGCTGCTAAAAGAAATCAGATTCTTTGGAATAGATAATAATGGTTATAAATTTAAATAGTTCTAGAACATTTCCACATTTCCCAACAATAATCCAAAGTATGTCAGATGTCTTGAGGTGAATACTTGTTATTTACCCTACACCCAAAGCAAATACattaatacaaatattttaaatgttatttctaAAGCATCTTCAGCTTATGAACACAGAGTGTCTGCACTCTGGCAATCCTCCAGAGAAAGATCTTCAATTGACTCTGAAGAAAGGAATTTAAAAGGGCATCAAAATGTTAAGACTTCTcacaaaatacaaatataacCTCATTTAATTAGGGGAACAGTTTAAGATACACGCCTTGGAAGTGGAGAAGCACCGAGTTTTTAAAATGCCAGGGAAAGAAAGAGTAACATTATAAAACATTTAACTCAAAATCAGAACGGTTCTTTAATAATTGCAAATGAACTTTTTACAATATCATTTTTCTAACCTTCTGGGCACACTTCCTGGTAAACACTTGAGCATCCTCTGTGAGTTACAAAGAGTAAGTTTTCTGTGTTATACAGCTAAAAAAACCCGGACATTCATAACAACTTGGCATCacatcttcttttaaaaaacagatcACACAATAATTTAGACAGCATTTATAGCATTATAAAATCAGACTCCCCCTCTTTAATCACTCACAAGAGCAGTCATTAAGAATACAACAGCTTTAGGAATACAAATAATGAGGATGTAAAACTATCTGTGCAAAACTGCATTATTTTTACTGTCTAAAATTTCAGGGAAGTAACACCGCCAAAAGCAGAGAGAGGATAACAAAGACAAACAGTCATGAAAGCAATGCTACCTTAGATTTTCAAACAGGAATTACATTATGAAGTAAATActaggtaaagaaaaaaaaaatctgatggcACCATGAACAACAATGACAAGTGTCCTGGAAATTGCAGCTGAACAGGAATTGATACAGGTTCATGTCAGAGTCTCTTTCAGGAGTAGCAATTGATTTGGGGATATCAACTCTAGCATTTCTTCCCATGCAAAAATCTATCTTTCCAACATCTTTGCTTTGCGGGCTACTAATGCATTTAAGAATGAGCAGTCTTTTGAGGAGTGTGCTTTCTTCCATGCATCTGAAATCTTTAAAACAGCTGGATCATTGATTCTCTGGATTTCCCTACTCCAATCCATTTAACTgcaggagagaaaagcaaactTTTATTGTCAGTAATACAAAGCAAGAGTGGATTGTATCTTAAGATAAACAAACTCATCTTAAGTACcacattttgaagaaaaacacaGCATATACTATTCACATATTAAGAAAGGATAACTTTGTCTGTTGTTCTCAACGCACTGATAACTTCAAAAAGCAGGTATTCTTGAAACTGCCATAATCAATTTATCACTTTTACagattataaaataaaagataGTTAGAAACTATCAGAAAAGTAAAGACTTTCATCATCTCCTAATTTCCACCTTTGGATGGAACCACAGGATCATCTTTATTAGGGAGCATAGAGAAATATTGATTCATTCAGGATATGTTCAGGATCTCTTATTCTCATATATAATTCATCACACTAATTAATAACCCATAGTCCCACTGACTATGATAGTAGCAAAACTAAACCCCGAATATCACCAATCTAAAAGACACTTGAGCaagttatatttaaaaaaaaatcttaattgaACAAGAACTACAGTATAAGCCATGGAAGGAATGAATATAAAAACTTCTCAAAATTAAGAGTTCAACAACTAAATAAAAAGTAGTAAAACCATAATCACCGGTGGCACCAGGTACATCACAATAAGCACAGTTACAAACTAGTTTTCAGTATTTTGCGTGTTCATTAATACAAAATACCAAACAGGTTTCATGCAGCAGGAATAACCCAGACAACAAGAGGAAAAATCTATTCTACTTACCAGGAACACCCAACTCCATTTCTATAAAACGAACATAATTTTGTGCATTTACAGGCAGATCATCGAACGTCCTCGCATTTGATATGTCCGTAACCCATCCTGGGAGTGTCTCATACTGAACCTCTACTTTGTTTAAGACTTCATGGTTGGCtgagaaacaaacagaaacaaaaattttaTGTCCATGGACACTGTATATTCTCTACTATGAAACACTAATTGTAAAGCTTTTATTCATTCCTTACACGAAGAGGTTTGCTCATAAGATAATACAAGCACTGAAGCCACTGAAGTGTCAGGTTTTTTGTTAATATAagcatgggggggggggcgggaaaTCCAGTAGCTATCAGAACTCAGACTTTAGGaattccagtgctcagtcacatGCAATATTTTGCTGAAACCATAATCTTTTCAGTTCAGAAAACAACTTTTCAGGGAAATAATTCCCCAAAacgttctttttttttctgaaaaaacacTGAGAACCAGCTCTCCCTCCATGAGGGAAttgtgaaagcaaaattaagaaCCAGCCTGTAAGTATCAAGAAgctaaaacatattttaaaatggcaTAGGAGTATACTTTTTACTAAGCACAGTCATAAGATGTAGTTAATACTTACAGACTTCTGATGCCCAGACCGTTTGCCCCAAAACTCTACAATGAATTTGCCAACCAGTGTGGAGTCCCACTGTATGAACAGTAACTGTTCCCACTGCTTCTCAGAACAGAAGCAATATTTTGTCCTTCATTTAGTAACCTGCTACAATGTTGTCCTTTAACTATGAACCCTGTGATGATTTCTAGTACTGAAAAACATGCTAGGCATACTGTTCTGGAATTGAATCACTCCAGTAATTATCTGAACATTAAGTCTTGGATTCACACAGGGCAGCAAAACAAAGGGCTTAAGTCTGAAAATGATCAAAATATACtgataaaaaatgggaaaagccaGGCATTCCTTCTTGCCTTCCTGAAAAAGGGGGCATGGCAATTAATGTTATGGAGGATCAAGTCACTCCTGCCAGGACAGCTGGTCAGCTTGGGAAAGTGTTTTGAGGTGCAAGAGGCACAATAGAGGTGCAAATGCAAAACTACATACTAATCCCCGCCAGCATGTGTGTAGCCAACAAACTCAAGCTTAGCACATTGAACAATTTGTCCtgaggcaggcagcagctcaaCAGCAGCAATGCTGTAAGGGCAGCTTTATTAACTAAGCATTTTGAGAAAGGCTGAAAGAAGACTGCTCTGCTGTCCTCAAAGTCTGTAACAGCATAGAAATGTGCAAAGTTTTGGACCAAGGTATTTCCAGGCTAAGGCAAACGATCCTGAACCAATACTCGTGGCAATCAGAACAGACAGGCAGGCACATTAAGGATATTGGGTTGTAGAGGCCAAGGATAAGCACTTTCCTGTCAGCAGTAACAAGTGAGGTGCTGTCTGCTGTCCAGGTGATCTGTACAACAGAACAGATACACTCAAAGTGCAAAACCACACACTGATCTCCCAGCAGTGCAGATGGTTGCTAGCCTCCCTCTTTCTGAAGAGGGGAAATGAACGAACACCTAATCTTGGATGTCcacagggcttttttttctttgaagccTCCTGATGAGGCTGAGGGAGACAGGCTGAGCTTTAAAGCATTTGGTACCGAATGGTCTAAGCATACAATCTTCCATTAGCCTGTATTAGTTCAATTCCTTACTTCCCcataagagagaagaaaaagaagggttGCATTGTTTGATGCTTCAATTGATTCTTTAATTTTGTTCCAGCAGGTGTGATATAAGACAATGTGTGGTAAAGACAAGCCACAAACTGAGCTCAGTATAGTACCAGATCTAATCACCATCTATATTTCCCTCAGCTTTTCACTGAAGGGATTTATCTTTTAGGGTTTCTAGAATATTCCTTAACAGCTTAACTATATAACAGACAGCAAATATAATGATATAATTTGGGAAGTGATGTGATGCTATTTCCAACTCAGAAAAAATAGCTCATATTTGGGACCTTGGAACCATTGTAAGAGAAAGATCCTCCAGCAATTTCCAGAAACTGAACATGAAAATAGTCATATATGTCAGACCAAAAGTGCATGTAGGTTAGTGTTCCAGCTCTTTAATCTACAGCAAATGCCCagggaaaaagtgcagggaaaaaaaaaaacaaacatgaaaGTAAAGCTTGTCCAAAATAATCTCCCAATTTCCTAAGCATCTGTATTTTCAAACACAGTCTCCTGAGCTAAAGGTTGTCTCTCTGTGCTGAAATCAACTGATGTCTGAACTTGGACAGGAGGCATTAGAGAACTAGACCATAGCTTTCACATTCTTTTAAAACTGATTGGCTCAAAGCTAGCAGGAAGTTCTGTCTTCCATAAACTCCTGTCACTGGCCAGCAAAAGACTACAGCCTCAGTAACACTGCCTGAAGTCAGCAGTAACTTTACAAGACATTTTAGGTTCCTGCTTAAGAGGCAATTGTGAAATGCCCACAGAAAGCTAagctaaaaaaaccctgagTGAGACTCGTATGATTCTCTATCCAGGTGGGAAAAGGAACAATATATGAAACATGGCACGCTTTTCCTGAGATGGTGGGTACTGTGTGTGCTTCTAATTTAGACACAGTCATTTCACAAGAAGGGTAAATCATGAACATCTCCAAGAGAGTGGGAGGGTaggaaggggagagagaaagaaatagtcTGCCAGTGAGGGATTCCCAGACtagttttctttaaattaaattcaaatGTCAGTGGCaagtttgagaaaaaaaaaattatacaagcACACAGCATGCAAAAATGCAGACATCAGAAACAGTCTAATGGTCTGCAAAACACAAAGTGGGAAGAAAGttaccttttgtttttttatggCGGGACAGGAGTACcctgcagcatgtgtgctgAAAATGCTGCCAAATGTTGAGGAGTAGAGCAAAGAGAGGTGTGGAACACAGAGGCACTGTGAGAGACAGCATCTTTCAGCTTACCAGAAGTTCAGCTCAAactccttcctgacacttcaaGGAAGACAGTGTGTCAGCAGCTTCTACTAAAGTTCTACCAGAATTCTTAATTGTTCATAcagtaaagaaaaatacaggCAGGTGAGCCACACTGTGCTGCTATGACCAAAGGTCAGCTACCTGTTACCTAGGCATATACAGGGAACAATGTCTCCCCCTCAGGAGTTGTATCTAACAAGATTCTGGCCCTATCTGAGAAGTACAATGAATGaagatgaatgaaaaaaaaagcagttactGAAGTCTTAGCACTGTACAACATGGCCACCTGCTTATGTCATCTTTAAGGATGGACTGCCAGAAAAGGTTCTCCTAGCTTGAGCACAAGGTCAGACAAGAGGCTACAGGAAAAGCATTTACCAAGTAGTTCTCAATTCAAATGTGCAATCTCCATTATGTTCAAAGGCTGCTTCAAGTAAACACAAATATCCTTCATGTTTTGCTATGAGTATCAATCAGGTAATACCCGAGTCTTTAAAGGGGAAAAGCATTCCCTGGTTCAGTGCAAGATGAGTACTAATTTCCTGAATCAAAGTCATTCAGCATGCATTCAGACTGGAACTGGCACTTTTGTTTGAAGATCCTGTACAGCAAATCAGTTAGAGAACTCCCACAAGCACAGGGAgaaacaaaagatttttttaattccttaaaAATTACTCTTAACAGATATGTGCTATTTTCAAGGACTAGTGGCAGTCATCACTTACTCCTTTATACGTAATTACATCTTTGTACTACACAAATCCTGTGTGTGCTGTCTCCAATTACTAAGTTGATCTCCTCACCCACAAAAAGTTCTCTGATGATGATGATATCATTTGAAAAACTGTAACCTGTGACCAGCCTCTAACCCCGAGGTACCAATTAGAATGAAAATGGGCATCTATGTGCACATTATAAAAATCAAAAAGCCCAATCTTTAGTACTGTTGtatgttcttcctttttttctggagtATCTCTAACTATTGCAAACTGAACAAGATGCATTATCTATAAGAACACTGGCTTGTGATACTTGAATATTTTAACAAGCAGGTAAACTTTTCAAGTAAAAATGACCACTGTCCTCATCAGGAACTACAGTTTCTATCATGCTAAGCTGATGTACATTGGCCATGCATTAGAAAATAGTCTTGCTTTCTTTCACCTAAACTAGCTGTTAGTTTCTTCTCCCATCCCTTGTCCCTCGTTTACACTGTGTAGCTGCAACAGGTTTTTGGCTGCTCCATGAATCATTAAAGGGAAGTTAACTGTTAAAAAAGtaacagagggaaagaaaacttGGCTTTTCAACAGGACCAGTTCTCTCATGGGGTTCACTGCATGCTTAAATGAAGACCTGGCCTGCTAAAAATGGGCAGCGATACAGTAGTGGGAACAAGATAACAGAGTTTAGAGTATGAAACAAGCTTCCAATTTAGCTTAAAGGTAATGCAGGctgtataaaataaaaaggacGAATAGTAGCAACATGTATGTTTTACAAGCTTTATATAGCTCTTTGAATCTTTCTAGTAGGCAAAAACCAGTATTTGGTACAGGTGTCTTTAGGGTGCAGGTACAGGTGTGGTAAAAGATATGTCTGGTGCCTCTGGAAGACATTAATGGCTTGATGCTGAAGTAAAACATTGCTCTTGTAAGTTTTACAAGTAGAAGttaaatgcatttaaaagtACCAGATTACATTTCACTAAAAtctaaaatttttaaataagcAGTCTTACCAGGAAAATGAGGTATGATTTCACCATCTAGTTTGTATGCAACACCAACTTTGATTTCTGGAAATACATCCAAGATATCCAATTTGGTAAGTGCCAATCTATAAAGAAACATTACTCTGGTTAAACAAGTTCAACAACCCTTGAATCTTACCAcattgtaaaaaaaagaaaaaccaacaaaaacctccccaaaacaacaaaccaacaaagAATCAAACAAAATTGATTCctgcaattaattttatttcttcagaaaaatatcTCATATGGCACTAATCTGTTATCTGGTCTGACTTAAAAAAAACATCCCAAACCAAAAGCAACCAACCactgaaacaaaacaacaaaccaaaaaggtGTAAAGACAGTTTTTGTTGCATCCTTAATCTATTACTACACGAGAATgtcaaaaaaacaaaagaacataTATTCTCCAATTGAATTAATTTGTCTATGGCTTTAAGTGTTATAATTTTAATTGGTGAGGGTGCTGCCAAGATACCTAACCATTTAACGTATAGCCATTTAAGATGACCATTTCACTGCATGATGCCTGTTGCTGTCTGTTCCTGTCCTCTGTGAAGGCACAAAAATAATCAAACCCTAGCTCTACAAATACCTGGCTGcatcttattttaaataaaacccacaaagaccaagaaaaaaagaaatatttaaataaaatatgtttttatacTATTTGATCTGCTAGAAATTTTATACCAGTTTGTTTCAGGCACCaatctttcattttcattagCATCCCAAAGACATATccaaatttttaatatttacacAAACTAATGAAAATACGTGGGTTCCCATCTTTCTTATTTTGAAGACAAACATCAAAAGAAATCTccacaaagaaaggaaagaaaaatctatGTGTATGAAAATgtcaaatgtaaaaatatttaatgataagaaaaatgagaaatggcTAATTTATCAAAATATCAAAACAATCAACAGATCAATATTAACAGTACAAATGTTACTAACTAGTATATGTACAATTTACAGTAATCTACAGCATTTCACGACTTTCTGTCATGTTGCCAGCAAAGCTGTGCAAACAACTCACGCAGTAAATCCATTAATCATGTAGACATATCGGAGTGACACAAGGTCCAGCCAGCCACATCTTCTCTTCCTACCAGTGGTAACACCAAACTCTTTACCTCTCATTTGCAGCAATTCTCCAATTTCCTAACAAAGAGTAAGACACATGAGTGTGTGGGTTTCTTTTGATTTGCAATACATGATGCAGGTGTTTACTTAACATTTTACAATATATTGTATATTACCTTAAAAGTCCTTCCCCCAGTTTTTCACAATGCTGTCCATTTGGATGAAGACAGCAATACAAAATGCTATTTCTAATTCAAGAGAATGATTTTTAGGCAAACTTCTCAAAATTTGTTCCTGCTCTAGCCTTCTATTCCACAGAAATGTCAAGAAAATTACACTCAGGTTTGATAGCCCAGTAAGCTCAGTCTAGAACCACGAGATTGAGACATCCAAACACACTGTCACCTACCTACTGGCATGTAATCATTGTTAACACTGACTTAACAAAAGACAGACAAGACACACCACATTATTTCACCCAGCTGCAGGTCACTCCAGAGGCTGTAATACTCACGTTATTCTGTTCTGTAGGAAAGGCACCAATTCCAACTCTGGTTGTGTAGGCTTTCACAACCCCGTACACTTCTCCGATGTTCTGTGGCGGCATGCCCAGACCTGTGCACACACCTCCAACTGTGCAGTTTGATGAAGTCACAAAAGGATATGTGCctattaaaaaccaaaacattggGTTTAGAAAGTTATTAAAACATTGggtttaaactgtttttttaaaaaagtctaACCTGGTGAGAAATAGTATTTGCACTGCACTTACCTAGATTTTACAACAttgaaaaccaaaacacacaataaatgtattttacaaTCAAGAACACATTCAATGAGCTCTGAGATTTGTATGTACATTTTCTGATACACCTTTTTTGGAAAAGGTAGAAATCTTACCACTTACTTCGGCTGGTAAAAATGGACTATATAACAATTCTGAATGATCATACAGGTAAAAAAACGGGAATAAGACACCAGAGAAATGTGCCTTGCTTTCTTATATTAAATATACTCACTAATAAAACAGTACAAAAATTTGAAGGGAGATTCTTAAAAAAACAGTATTAAAAGCTTAGAGAATACAGGTctactatttttaatttttagaggaaaaataaaatacaagctCTACAAACTGGTCAGCACCTTTTAAGGATAAGAAATTGAAATGAAATGCAGAATTCTGGAAAGAACAACTTTACTTACATaatcaaataaaaaaagatcatcattaaaaaaagaagactcCTGGAGTATAGCCTAGTGGTACAAGTTTGTCTCTAGTTAAATATTCAGCTCTTATTTAAAATGCAGTCTGGACTGCAAAGAAAAGAGTTAAACATCTCAAAATCCTTAGGTTTatacctttttgttttattaagtAGTGGAAAATGAAACCAAGCATGCCAGTCCTCTGGTGAATTATGAACAAATACTTCAGCCTCACTATAGCTGCAAATAATCAAGAAACTTCTACCTGTTATGTCAGACTTTTTTGTATGTCTTTTGATATGAATCAGAGATAGGTAACAGAGGAACAACCAAGacaaaaggaactgaaagcaATATAGTTCTTTCAGCAACACATATATCTTTAGAAAGTCAAAAATCCTTCAGAGACTGCTCAGTGAGGTTTAGCTTCAGATTAGCTTCAGGTATCTCAAAATGCTCAAGAGAAAAACCTGGGCATAGAAGTGATATGTAACAGCAGTTTGCAAGCATTAATTAGTTTTTAATCTGAGAACACAGTAATATAAAGCTTTTCTTTACTGACAGGTGAATATAGCTAGTGGATGTCAAAAACAGAGTCGATGAACAATCCTTACTCACTTTCACCTCCCAGCCTGATAAATTTACATTGCTTTATCATCACCCTGTacttaaaaacacagaagaCCACATAACCCACACCTGCACCCCCACCCCCACACAAATGCACGTGTGAACTTCACTAAAGGatctgggaaaatgggatggaCTGCAAGCCTGGGATTTATTATCCTCACTGCCAACAGATACATATTTATAAATCTCACTTCAGTATTAAGACTCCTATGCAACTAGGCACAGACAATAGCCTCATTCAGAATGCTTAATAATCAAATTGGCAATGTCAAACCTTTTGACTAGGGCTTGTCTATTGTTAACACAAGTATCCAATCCACTGGTGGTATCTACCTAAGGAGAGCAGATACTCTCTGCGTGTTTGCATCTCAcagcagaggcagggaaaaaatctaACTAATCCAAACAACTCCATATGTATTATAGACATACCTGAGGCATGTCTATAATAATATGTCAGACTGCTTGCACCTTCTAATTACATGAAATCCAAAATACTCACCATTTACAAAAAAAGACCCCCTTAGATAGACttttttgcaaatatttcagtttcGCATCAAAGATTTCCCTGTGACAAGCATATCTGAAGACTTCTTTCCgccttctttttttgtcttgttaAAAAAGGATGTGTCTTCTAATACTCAGATTATCATGGGAAGGTTTGGTGCTTATATTTACAGTGACTAATCTAAGACATATCTTACTCTTAAAAGAAGAGGCTTTCAAACTGAGTATGTTTGAAAATGCCCAATATCAGAACTTGTATTGGTTAAAAGCTGAGTGCATGCCAATTTCATATTTGACAGCAGTCCTTACAGGCTTCAATTTCAGGCATTAGCATCTTCATAACAATAAAAATGATGTGGTTACAAGGCTAGTGAGACTGAAGAAAAATGTGACAAAATGCAGGAGTCAATCATATAGGCTTCTTATGCTTACACAGAGGTATCACATTATCTGTTGTTACAACATAACCAAACATAATCCTCTAATTAAAAAGAAGCTGCTTTTACAAGCTAGAATCTTCTAATTAATTAGCAAACTTACAGTGTTTTAAGAAAAACTGCATAATTTTTACTACCAAATAGATTGGGATAATCTTTTCACTCTTGCCTCATTAGCAATCCAGATTACCAACACCTTTCCCGACATTGTGAAACAGTGGAAAACTGTTATATAAagacttctaaaaaaaaaaaagctgatttttccAAAGTCAAGAAGTATTTTGCATATATGCTTTGCCTCTCAAAGCTCTCAATTTTTATTCTCAAGTGATTTCCACAGATGTATAAAATCATGAGTTATTTCATGTAAAATTTAGAGACACTGAAGTAATAGCTACACTCTAAGAGGAGCCACTTGATCTTTATTGTCATTCAAATTATTACTCTTGGCAGAGTCTGCAgctttttgaaataatttaataaacaCACCCACTCACCCACCCCTGTATTATTTGCTAGCCAGAGAGAGTGCTGttcttccaaaataaaaaccatttcTGCCATGAGAACAGCTAATCACAGCAGAGTTTATATTTAATGTTCCTTTTTTCACAATGTAAGCATATAGCAACATGTGTCTCAAAAAGACCATACCTACCAAAATCTATGTCCAGCAGTGCTGCATTTGCACCTTCAACTAAGATCTTCTTTGGTGGTCCATGTAAAGCCTCATACATGAAATAAACACCATCCCTTACCATTGGTTTTACTTTTTCCATGTAGCCCTGAATAATACAAAAGACTATTGTATAGTATAATTTCATTATGATAAAGGCAGCCAGAGTAGAATTGCTATTGTTCCCTCATAACAATGCTCATATTcctttcaaaaaggaaaagcaaacaaaaaaatgttaaatatgCCATAATGTGAACAAAGGGAGGAAGAATATGAGACTCAGATTTACACAATAGGTATGTATACTCTTCctaggcagaaagaaaaaagggggaagggtgaggaggaaagaaaaagccaaactTCTGGAATGCCTTAGAAATATTCAAGCATATTGAGTATTATCACTATACTGTATTTGGTATTTTATTTCCAAGTGTTCAAAATGtctcccccaaaaccaccatgTAGGGAGTTCCCCTTCTGGCCATCTGAAGCCAACAAATGCACACAATTGTGAATTGTAAATTGTAAGTAAAAgtaaaaaagttatttattggAATTAGGCGTCAAATGCCTGAATGCCACTGAGCAGCTGGATGCAAGAAGCCAATAATGTTCAGATTATCACTTGGTAAACAGCCTTTCTCTTCCATGAGAACACATGGAAGTTCTCATTTTAACAATTTACTCCACATGAAATATAACACTTTGTCTTTCAGAACTGAATCAAGTGCATTAGCATAAGACAAGTAATTTTCCTCAAGCTACAAATACATATTGTGTTTCCACTTTAACCAGGAGTTTCAGATATTCTGTAATCCTGAATTGCATTAAGTAAACTATAAAGCATTATGAAGCAATCAACTGTAACTGCTTTCTAGATCTATAGATTAACAAAAATACTACAACTCAACACGTACAACAGGCCTTATTTAAAGTAAAGCAAATAGAAGTGCTGAGAACTCCCATATATCCTATTCTAGAGCTGTACAAACTAAAGGTAGAGGAAGAATGATTTCTTTGGCCTTTCTTAAAGAATTATCATGTAATTGCGCATGCTCCCCCTGTTCCACACACACCTCAATGGTTTTAAACAATGTCACATTTGGTTGACATTTTAagggttaaaaaaaatctcatataGGTAAGTTTATATAAAAAGCATAAACAAAAAGGTAAAGGGTAAGACACCTGACAAGATTTTCAAATAATAACTTGGATGCTGTGCAAATAAAACCTAATACGAGTGAGAAAACTCTCTGCTGTCCCAATCGCAAGGAAAACATCAGATCAGAATTCATAATTAACCACAAGGCTAGACTGCTGGCAATCAGGCTTCATTAGTTCTGCTGCCATCAATTTACATTTTTCTATGGTGGtagacagtatttttttttcttaaggctTATTACTTAGAAAACCAATTTACTTCAGTTcctaactttctgaaataaGGAATTAGTATTCTGCTTTACAATGAAGCATGTGTTTCCCAACTACAATCCTGGTTTTTCTCCTAGACTGTATGTTTGAGCAAGTAAAAGTAAGTCAAGAAGAAATCACCCTATACAAgcctttttcttaaaattcaCAGTATCTCTCTTGAAACCAAGTTTTGAAATGTTGCGTAAAACAGGGCCAAGAGTGTCCTTAAGGATAGCAGCAGACTCTTCAAAACTGATA
This Aphelocoma coerulescens isolate FSJ_1873_10779 chromosome 3, UR_Acoe_1.0, whole genome shotgun sequence DNA region includes the following protein-coding sequences:
- the ADSS2 gene encoding adenylosuccinate synthetase isozyme 2 isoform X1, which produces MAEHGGPAIPNGECAARRPGNRVTVVLGAQWGDEGKGKVVDLLAQDADIVCRCQGGNNAGHTVVVDAVEYDFHLLPSGIINPKVTAFIGNGVVIHLPGLFEEAEKNLKKGKRLEGWEKRLIISDRAHIVFDFHQAADGIQEQQRQEQAGKNLGTTKKGIGPVYSSKAARSGLRMCDLVSDFDDFSERFKVLANQYKAIYPTLEIDIEGELEKLKGYMEKVKPMVRDGVYFMYEALHGPPKKILVEGANAALLDIDFGTYPFVTSSNCTVGGVCTGLGMPPQNIGEVYGVVKAYTTRVGIGAFPTEQNNEIGELLQMRGKEFGVTTGRKRRCGWLDLVSLRYVYMINGFTALALTKLDILDVFPEIKVGVAYKLDGEIIPHFPANHEVLNKVEVQYETLPGWVTDISNARTFDDLPVNAQNYVRFIEMELGVPVKWIGVGKSRESMIQLF
- the ADSS2 gene encoding adenylosuccinate synthetase isozyme 2 isoform X2 gives rise to the protein MWKKGGNNAGHTVVVDAVEYDFHLLPSGIINPKVTAFIGNGVVIHLPGLFEEAEKNLKKGKRLEGWEKRLIISDRAHIVFDFHQAADGIQEQQRQEQAGKNLGTTKKGIGPVYSSKAARSGLRMCDLVSDFDDFSERFKVLANQYKAIYPTLEIDIEGELEKLKGYMEKVKPMVRDGVYFMYEALHGPPKKILVEGANAALLDIDFGTYPFVTSSNCTVGGVCTGLGMPPQNIGEVYGVVKAYTTRVGIGAFPTEQNNEIGELLQMRGKEFGVTTGRKRRCGWLDLVSLRYVYMINGFTALALTKLDILDVFPEIKVGVAYKLDGEIIPHFPANHEVLNKVEVQYETLPGWVTDISNARTFDDLPVNAQNYVRFIEMELGVPVKWIGVGKSRESMIQLF